The genomic segment GTATCAACAAATCTTCCAGACAGTTCGCAAACTAGTAAGCAAAGTCGATTCTATCGCATTCTAAACAAAAAGTTTCGAATGCCTTTAACCACTTATTTCGAAAGTGCTGGAGCGTGTTCGATCTTTCAGACCCGGGACGTGTTCCAGACTACGACATACCGGAAACGTACCACCGACTACGATACAATCAGCTGTCACCGGCGTCGCGAGAGTTTCTAGGAAGACGCGAGGAGGGCTACCAAGGCGACTTCAATGTACAGTCTGATGGATTTTCTACCGATCAGGAGTACGAGCCGAGATCTCGAGATTTCGCGTTGAGCAAAAGTTGGCCGGATCTGTCGTACGGGTACAATCCACCATGGAGACACGAGGAACGTCCTCTATTACCTATTTCGTCTGAGAAATGGTCTTGGAGGCAACCTTCGAACAACGCCAAGTATTGGTCGCAACGTGACAGCTTTTTACCAGTTGAACAGAATTATTGGCCCATTTTAGACAACGAAGAAGGCGTTGAACAGGAAGCTGAAGCCGAGAAAATGTGGCAACAGCAGCGAGCTCAACATTCATGGAACAGAGACAGATCTAATTGGCCAGTGGAAAAACCTATGAAAGTTGCACCTTCGTGGCAACAAGGAGAAAGACCCATGAAACTATACGATCGAGATCAGGCAAACAGCGTGTGGGAGAAAGGTAAAAATCGCTCTGAACCTAATAAATCGTCTATGAAACAGGAGAGCAAGGAAAAAGTCGTGTTACCACAAATAACTATGAAAACCTGGAACAGCCTGACGTCTGATCCAGCTACATGGCCTCATAAGCTTCCTGGCGCTAAGCCGTGGCCGAAAGACGAGAATGGAAAGTCGTACAACCCGAACGCCGATTTGGTAAAGAAATTGGGCTTAGACAAGCAGAATAGCGGTGCTTGGTCGAAGGAAGAAGCCGAAAAGTCAAACAGAGAAAGAAAACAGAAGGACGAGAAACAGAGCAGGTTGTTCTCGTCGAAGGAGTTctcgaaggaagagaagctgccTCAGACGGAAGCTTCCAGGTACAAATCGAACGACGATAGGAGCAATTTCAGCGACTATAGGACGAGATCCGGCGAGTCGATGAAATCATGGACGATGCTGTCGAATTCGAAAAATTCTAAGGATTGGATGAAGACCGAGAATATGCAAGGAGATGATTCTGGCGCTTGGAGAAGGAAATACGAAGAGAAGAACTCGTGGACGGATGAAGCTGCTTTGCCCAAGATCCAATCGGTGGGTGCCTGGGTAATGGCGGCCGACCAATCTACTTGGAAGCCGTACCAGATCAAAGCGATGGAACCTTCCGATGAGAATACTTCTCGAAGGTGGAGCAAACCTCTCGGGAGAACGAACACCGAAGCCAAGTGGACGAGCAAGGGATCTTGGCCTGAAAAAGCCAACGACTCGTGGATGGACAAATCCAGTATAACTCTCTGGCCCGACAAGACGAACGTGCCCGAAATTTGGTCCGAGAAATCGAACAAACCAGGCTCGTGGTTCGCGAAAACGAAAGACAACGCTTGGGCGTCCAAGGGCAGCAACTCCGACTCCTGGAAGGTGAAAGGAGGAGAGTGGTTAGCCAAGCCAGAATCTACCTCTTGGATATCTAAAATGGGGGACAAGAATTCGTGGGCGACGAGAAGTGGCTCGTGGTCGACGAAATCCAACGAGTCTTGGACGTCCAAGACGAACGACAACGGGTCCAAGTTCAACGAAGATTCGTGGCCTGTGAAAGTCAAAGAGGAAGATTCTGGGGATGCTTGGCCAAAAAAATCCAACGAGCAGAATGGTTGGAACGGGAAGGGCAACGAACTCTCTCCGTGGCAGCAGAAAATCAACGATGAGTGGAATTACGGCAAGACGAGTTCGACAGGCACGTGGCCCACGAAATGGAAGCAATTCGCCTATCACAGGGTAACCGCCATGCCGATCTCCAAACCAGGTACCACGGCCGACGCAACCTCGTCAAAGTCAAAAAACGCGTTCGTCGCGGTGTCCGCGGTTTCTTCGCCCAAGTACACCGGAAACGAATGGAGAAAGAACGAAGAAGACCCAAGGAACGAAAACGGTCACGCGGACGAGGCGGAACGAACGGCTAATCAAATCCAAGTGGGCCTGGAGCGACCTATTTATGCGTGGAAGAAGGATCCTGGGCTACGAGGCGGTTCGACGAAAAGCAATAGTAGCGACCCGCTGGAGAACCAGCTGGAAGCACTCAGGCAAATTGACTTCTGGCCCTACAAAGAGAACGAGGCCGAGGTGAGCTCGATTTGCGTTTTATTAAATTTCCCGCGCCACTCTGCCAGCCGTCCTCGATGGCCGCGCTTTCCGCCATTCGATCGAAAATTAGCGGAGGAATGTGACCAATTAATTCCAAGATGGTACCTTGTACCACTTGCATATAtttaaattagagaaaaaaataTAGAGATAAAATCAGGTGAATAAAATTAAAGTTTTTAAGTAATCCTAACGATATGATAAAACAGATAATATCAATATCGATATTTTATTCTACATAATGTCGGTGAATACATGGTATAAATAAAACTTTTTTTTATGACTTTTTAGCAACGTTTAAAATTTCTTGAAGGTTAATCAGATATGATAGAATAATTTCCCGCCAGTTTGAGCTCTGCCAAAAGAAGTATTTCCAACAGAGTTCTCGTATTTCGTGTCTTGGAATAAATTTCGTCGTAATAAACTTTCGTGCTCAATGAAACTGCATTTATTGCTCTATACTGGAAGAAACGTTCTACACACGCTATCAACCCTGGTATAAAGTATTTTCACACAGCGATCAAACGTGGCGAGTTAACCTCGCTTGTCACAAAGCAAACGATCTTCatgaaaatttatttctccTAGTTGTGAATAAAACTCGGTCAGATGTATAAAACCGAGATTATACGGGAGGCGATAAAGACGTAGAGGACGCAGCAAGTTGCAAAGATCGAAGCCATGGAACGCAATTACAATGGGCAAATAAACGATCTGGGGAATTTAAGCGAGTCAAACAACGGGAGCCATTCTTCCTCGGCTTTTTAACGAACGGGCACCGGTCGAGTACGATAAAACGAAGATCGTGATCGGGCTATGCTATTTAAGGGGAAGCCGAAAGACACTCGAATTGGAAGTAATCCCGAGGCATCGCGACGCTTTTACGTGCCGCAATTTCCGGGATCCGTTGACGAGAACGTGCCTGGACTTGGTTGACCCCACCGACCGGAAGTGAGCGATGCCTTCCTTCCGGCGCGGATCTTACGTGATCCCTGGTCTGATTGCGAAAGTTCGCCGCGGCGGGGCGTGCCGAATATAAAGTTTCGCGCCGTTCCTTTCCGATCCGGACATTCCTGACTGGAACAACTGGATCACGTCCATCTATTGACTAAAAGAAAACGAATAGGCCAGGAGTTCCTTAAATCGATCCCCTTTCTGTTTTCCAGGGAAGATTACCAAGATTAATAAGCATGGATGATCGAGGAGGTTGCTATGTCGTGTTATCGTTGGCTTAGTAAATCGATTGACAGGATCTTTCGAGCTTATGCAAATCTAAGAATTCTTTAAGAATCCTCTAAAAATCCCATAAGAATCCTCTGAGAATCCTCTAAGAACCTTCTAAGAATCCTCTAAGAATTCAGTAAGGACCATGTACGCGAGAATGGTGCTTTAAGTGATAGAGATAGAGGTAGAGGTGGAGAGTAACTGATTtggaaaatttgtttccatttaataaACAGCGTTTGTCGAGGGAAGGATAGAGAATGTCTATACCGAAAACAGATAATTAAATTACGGTATAAGGTCTTCGTATCTCACGTATTTTCACAACCGACGAGATTCAAATCTCCTCATCATTTTGACATTGCATCAGGAATAGTATCATATTACATTGCGCGTTATCTACGTCACTTAATTTTATCTCATTACATAGGTATTATATTATCACATAATTATCGCTTCTATGTTCTTAATCATTCATTTACTGATTACGTTTATCTGTGTCTAATTGTATTACGACACACCCTTCATCGTAAAATCTAACTTGCTTAATCAAAAAGATTCCTAATCTCTAATTATGTTTCGCAAGGTAAATATTCCAATTTATAAAATTCCTCTTTCGTTCGCAGAAGAGACTAGCGTCAACGAGTGCAACCACGGAGATAACGTCCCAGACTCCAACCAACACCTCCACGACGACCACGATGCACCGCCGAGGTGGCCTGATCACAATGAACGGCCTGATGGAAACAAATCGACGGACCATCTCGATGAAATAGATCGAAGCTTTACCATAGATCCTTGATCTCGTCCAATGGGTACCAGTCTGTTCAGTCGACAATAGGCTACGCGAAGTCTCCGAGCAATTTCCAACGACTCTCTGGCCCCTTGCCAAGATGCACCAAAGTCTGCAAAGCCGTCTACTACGAGCAGCGCTATTCTTTGATTTACAGTTTAATCGATGACATATCATCGATCGATTAGATAGCTATTTTTCATCTCTTACGATTCTGTCATTTGTGCCAGCGATTTTGTTACTTTTACGTTCATTCTATTtgttacttttttctatatcctTTCTCCatacttttttcttttgttctgTGTTCGTTTACTAGTTTTTGAAGAGAACTTGTATCATATGATGTAGACTCTCGTTGAATCTTGATGACTCTTGTGTGCCATATTTATCGAGTGTACGTGGGCGTGTAAAAAAAGATCAATAACTCGAGAAAAGTTACTTTAGAAGAGGAACAGAAGATCCTTTTTAAAACAGCCTTTTTTCTTGTACACTGTACAAGCTCTTATTCCTTTTTTACAAAAAGAAAGTACAACTTCTAAACCCTTTCCCCAGTTTTCTCGGTGGCCATCAACCGACGAAATCGATCTACGGCGATTCTCGAATTTCCAAACTTCGTGTTCGCTGGTTCTTATTGAAAGCCCTCTTCTTTTCCTATtcctctttttttgtttttttttttttcttctccccTTTATTTAGCTTGGATTTCCGAAAGCAATTTTCTCAATAGCGGTATTCACCCTGAAACTCTCATCttcttgaattttatttttatttcaactcCTTGAAACCGGAGAGGAGAATGAATCCTAAAACTCAAGATGAAAGTCTTGAAAGAGAAAGATTTTCTATGGAAGTTTCCTTCCACAAAAATCGGACGCTAGGTTCGAAGTATGCGCGCAAACTCGGTCGTTCAAGAAACAGGAAACTGTATCCATATTTAACTTCGAATAATTCGAGCTCAAAATTCAATATTGAATCTTCACGATCTGGTACGTTGTACTAttcgataattaaatatatCTCCAAGTTCTCCTCTTGAAAACTCAGCCATTTATAAAGAGATACTATATGCATCCTTCGCTAAAATTCACCGTAGATTGAATTTAACgatctaatattatatatcgttcgATATTTCAACCATTTTAAGATCATTTAAAGAACAAACTCCACCATTTCACGAACAAATTATATGCTTATTGGGATAATTCGAGTACAAAATTTAATGTCGGATCTTCAGAATCTAGTACCTTCTATCATTCGATCTTTTTCCAAATTTTCcaacaaaaatggaaaaaaagcaACTTAAGATCGTACATGCCTGCGTACGCGCTTTACCAATGTCGGATTCGTAGAAAACTATTCTAGTCTAAGGCGCTAAAGTTATCACGGAGATTAATTAGTTGCTACATATTCGAAGTTACTTATCGAAGATGTTTAAGCTGTTCGAAGTTGTTGAGAAATGTGCAGTAAATTGACACTATCCGGTATACCAGAAGTGAGGCTAACGTAAGAGCTTTTACGCTTTCGCAACCAAACGCGAACTGTAACTTCGCTGCGCAGAGAGTTTAGTAGGAAATCGAGCGAATATTTTTTCTACGGGACTGCAATTGTCGGTAACGGCCTAACGCCGTTCAATTCCAGGATACTGTTCAACCCTTCGAGTGCCCTTAACGCATCGTAAGTTGATTCCTCTTGTCTGTTAGTGTAAAAAGCGAAAAGTTGAAAAACGACGGCACGattgtaaaaatattacgaTTTCAAAATGTCTAGAACGATCTTGAGAGGAAATAGGAGCGTCGAGACTTTTAGCGCGTTAAGTCGGCCATTTCTTCGTTCGTCTATCGGAAGTGGCGTTTGGAATAAGCAGGCAAGAAGAATCCATGACAATATTTGATAAGTGGCATtaaaagaatggaagaaatatcTGCAAACTCCGGTGTCGTCAAGCTCGAGAATCGATGCAATGAAAAACGTGAAACTCGAACGCGTTATCTATTGTAAAATAAAACAGAAGATCGTTGTTGGATCTTGCTCTAAGATTCTATGGTTTCGCGGCACCTTTAACCCCTCTGCGGCCTTTCAGCGCCTCGATATGTTTCTCGAACGTAATTGGCGAGACACGAAATGGTTTTGTCCCAATAATTTTCTTATTAACTCGAGAGTAGAATAACGTAAGTAAAGTGATGGTTCGGAGAAGAAAATTGACACGGTCTTCCCGTGACATTTAAGATCTTAAGAGCTTGAAATGATACTGTGTATAGTATCGGAAGAAACTCCTTCGAAATAAATTTCCCAAGGAAAAGGGTAGTACTGTGTTAAAGCGTCGCCTTCGATTTACATATCATTTATATTGAATTTCATTTAACGTCGGCAAAACTTGCTCAGCGAGTCAGCTCCAAGAGCTGCGAAGCTGTTGAACCGTAGAGGGTGAGCTCTCCGCTACCGTATCGATTGGAAAGACGAGCGAAtgaacgaagaaagaaattaacaggaaatcGAGCCCGTGGCATATCGCGTGGAGTGATAACACTCACGTAGGACCAGAGACTGTGCGTCGATGTGTACATAGAATGCGTTCAATTAGTTTTATTCGTCATtgttaaaaagaagaaaggtaAATAGATAACGTTTCATTCCGAATTACCGCGTGCTTTTATCAAAAATTTCGCCTCGAATTGATGAGAATGGAGGGAGGATCGCGAGAGCCGCTTTTTAACAGAGACGTCGATATCCTCGAAAATGGGACACGATCGATGAGTGCTTGTTTGAAATTTAGGCATAGTCCATACGAATTTGAAAATCGGTCTTATACTAGCTCGAATTATTTCTCGATTCGTCGCGAATAGTTGTCCATCGACTGTTCTCGACCGCGTCGTCGGCATGTTTTTCCGCGTGAAACACGGCCGTAAATGCTGTAAATATCCCGATTCACGGTCTCACGGTTTGATCGAACGTTCCCTGATCGTCGCGTGTTACATTTCGAATTCAAAAGATTCATCGATCgcacgaaaagaaaaagaaaaaaaagggagaAATTAGAAAATAGAAGAACAGAGAATATGTCGAatgaattgaattaaatttctacGCTCCGAAACTAGTCGTTCGAATTCTATTAATGAGTTGACGAATTACGTACAGTGCGTATGGCTGCGATATTTGAGACACCGTGCAGAAACGTGTTCTTGTTGTTCTTGTTCGACTACTCGCCTGTCGGATAATGTTTTattcagaaaaagaaaacagacTCGTGGACAAGAGAAACGCGAAAACGTCGTTCGAATGAAAGATTGAAACGCGCAGAAAGATGCAACACAGTATGAATCCGAAGTAAAGGAGCTAGTGCAGCCGGAAGCGAAGTATAGATACGCACACACGCATACACAGTTGTACGCACACGACAGAGAGGAATAGAAGGGATGTCGTAAGGGTACGCTGATATATCTCCTCGAATTTTCAGAATTCATGGAAATTCATGTACCTTTATATGATCCTCTGTATCTACCCGTACGTAGGATGATATCGATTTAAGGAAAATGAGAGAATAAATGTCGTACGTTGTATATTTGCCTCGGTGTATTTTCTTCGTCATCCTGTCCTAGACCAATGCTTATTTCATCCTGGATTTGCGTTATTTCGTGGCTTTTGTTACCCAAATGCGACACGAACCTCTATGTTATCGACAAACGATAGTTTCCTCGGACCACAGATGGGGACTCTTCTACGTACTTGATAATTAAGATTGCTACTTTACCGATACCTTCGCGCGGGACTTATTTGAAAATTAAGTCAATTTTCAAACAAATCCTCCTCTTGGTGTGCGTTTGCAAAATATTCGATCTCGTGATCGTAGCGCAAAACGTACAACAAAAAAGGAACGCAAAAGATTAGTTAATTATGCACTTAATTAACGGTAtactttatttaaaaactaaCGTACTTAGATCAACACACATTAGCATTGTTAGGAAGCAACGCTTTCAAGCAGCCTTAGTAAGTATGTTCCTACCTAACCAAATACCTACTTATATGTACCAAGATTTTACTCCAAAAGATCTACCTATCATATATCTATATTAGCTTAAAAATATTCTACCTAATCATAAATTTAATTCATCTAAAATACATCTTATCTAACTCAACAATGTTGAATCAACTATGTTGAATACGATTCTCCTTCCGGTGATATCACAATGGTGAAACAAACTCCAACTTCAAAGATTTCAGTAAAATTCTCTGAGACATAAATCATATCAATAGATGAGTTTAGATACCTAATTCTTTTGACCACAATAGGTACCTAAACCGTGAACGCGAACATACTTCCACAATTTCAGTGGAAGAATTTTGGGGATTTTAGAAACGTAGCATTACTTAAAGAAACGTGATTACTCATCAACGCAACGCtaattgaaaaaataattaaaacaacCACGATGAGAAAATAGTGCAATTAACTGACTCTAAAAAATGAATATAAGAGAAATTACTATCTTTTTACAAGCAAAATGTTACCCGTGCTATTCGCAATAATAGCAATACTACaaaattaattcaaaattaatatcttattaattttcactcaagattatttaaaaagaaacgcGACAACGTTCAGCATTATTTTTtaggaaattgtaataatacacAATCGTTGATGACCACCGATTactcataaatatttaaatcaacAACTGCCATCTCATATTCATAAAAACATAATCGCGATAGCAGCAAATTCGCTCATGTTACTTGCTGTATAATTCATAATTGTATCATATAATATGatgcaattaataattatacattaAATAACAATGATTACCCAGATCTCACCGCGTGGAGGTTGCTGCTTATGGAGACCCAGcctgaaaataaaatttcaattaaatcttgaATTAATCGCATAACATAATATATTGCCATGAAAATATGGAATAGTTGAAACCAAAACtataatatgtacatactaTTACACACATACAGATACACCACACAATATACAATTTACAAATAGCCTACCTATCCATGAACCTAACTTCATTTAAAAACATCCTACTGAGCCATAACATTCACTCAATTCGAAAATATTTTCCATCTAACTGGAAGTTTAAACTGCCTATCAAAGATATAAaagttttaaaattcctacCTATCTAAAAACCTATAATAATTCtaaaataaagagaaaggaAAGGGGACATCGTTTGGAATAAATATACCTTCCAAAATCTTCAATACCTCGTATGTATTATTTGTACCTTGACATAGCATGCACATCTCTCCACAGTTCCTACAAAGATTCCGAGAACAAACATCAAAGCTAAACCTTTTCTATCTAGGCCCTATATCTATCAGAAATCTAAACGTTTCTTTCTAGATACTAGATCAGATAGACTTAGATTTTACCTACGCAAAATTCAACACTTTCTTTATAAGCCCTATCTATTAGCGACTTAAACGTATTTCTTTGGAGATCCCcttcattttttaattacatatGTAAAGATTAATTAAAGACCTAAACTCCTTTAACTAAAAATTTACCTCCTATCTATGCAAAAATCTAAGTTTCTTCAAAAACGCTATCTATATAAAAATCTAAATATTAGCAGGAAAAGGAATGGAATATTATATGTACAGGATGTCTTTCGTTGGTGTTCCAATGGTATCTGAAACAAACTTAAACCAGAAAAAATTTACAACACGATTTTACGAGATACAATTATAATTTACGGCAGATAAATATTAAAAGCTGCTCCGTGATTTTTAGCGCTTCTCGTTTAAATATCTCTTCtattcatatttcatttatacttTTCAATCCATATTCCAAATTCCACTGATCCATTGCtgaattttttatgtaatatttataacttGAACTGCTATTTATGTATATAAGTGTATATCCTAGAAGTTAATAGATCTACAACAaacttatttattttattagtacATATAATACAAAAAGTGTAAAAGCTGAGAAGGAAACATTTTATTAGACATAAAAAAAAacgaataaattacaaaaataacatAGTCTTTTATTATATACccatcattttattatattaatcagaattatgcaaattttcagcaatttgaatttgaattcgaagataaatatttcaatttggattcgaaattaattatttcaatttgaaTACCTCAATATAGACTTCATtgaaaatggaaaatttattttaaatacataGATGAAAAAAAAGCGATTAAAATCACAGTTTGTTTTACCGAATTATTCGTTAGTCCATTtatactttctttttatttaatgaaTTTAACTTTTATTCTTTGCATTAAAGATTGCCGACGATTCTATCgttcgtttctttcatttcaatGACTGTGTGTGTACAATATCAATTGTTATCAGATATGGCCTTTTCTTCTATTGCATCATgtaatttttacataaattatcGAGAAAGGCTTTCTTAAGAATTCAAACTCTTCTACATTTTATTGCAacttattttcgataaaacaaaAAGATAAACCTTATCGTTAATACGAAGAATCGAACACCACTCCAACAACACTTTCTACGCAAGATTCTTGACAATAAACGATGATCGCGAATGAACTGATTTATGCAAATCAAATTGAAAgtcataaaattattttgtttactTAATCAAAAATACTATGGACGAGAAAATTATAACTCTAATAAGGAACAGTCACTGTTAATCTAATTTTtaaactaaaataataaaatttatgaaaaataatgaaaataaatgaaaatattgaaacaaaaTCTTAATGATACTTAATTATTacctttatattttatattatcattatatttattatgattattttacattttcttttcGTTTAGTAAGAAATTTTTACATCATATAGTTCAAACATATTGATATATCAACTCTCATTTTTCTTGAAAtgcaatatatataattatgaaataaaatcatttataataattttaaataatataacaacAAATTAAGAATATTCATCAGTATCGAACAGAGATATTGTTCGACAGTATTTCCATGAACAAACGCCCAGAGGGATgctgaaaaagaaataaatccaATAGTCAGAAGGGCGATCCATTCGATAGAATCCCGAACAAACCGcgagtgaaaaatatttttctatttcgcAAAGCTAATTTACTAAATCCATAATCATAAAATAGACATTTCTCGAAATAAATCGCAAGGAGTGCTTTATCACATTTATAATGCTATTTAATTTGTTAATGATAatcaaaaaaaacaaaaaaagaaagaaaaatgaaaaattcgcggAAACATACACCGCAGTAGGGTGTTTTAATCATTCTCGCAACACTAATAAATACTAATTTATGCACTCATACTTCGTACGCAACACTAATATCGAAGTACAGCTACATTCGAAGCTGCTGATGCTTTATCACCTTTTAGCAATTATCTTCGTTGCATCAGGTGATCCAGGAACAGGTTTCCACAATCTCAGTGGAAGAAATTTGGGCATTTCATATAGGAATGCGATCATTCATCAACGCAACGCTAATCGGAGAAGTTATTAAAACAATCTCgatgaaatatattaaaatttttagattatatttttttacgcaatttaaaattaatttaaaattaatgtcATTTCAATTcgatttaaaataaaacaaaacgcgacaaattgaaattctattctaaatttaataaattctaaTAATTATTCACAATAGGAAATACTGAGTACATCTTATAATTCGCAACAC from the Bombus affinis isolate iyBomAffi1 chromosome 11, iyBomAffi1.2, whole genome shotgun sequence genome contains:
- the LOC126921712 gene encoding uncharacterized protein LOC126921712 isoform X3, which encodes MDRRGAFSISIVCLLIALVFASESGTKQSGDTGNNPQKKTSLQTAEAASSPERRNASVSSVTLEDAIGPDSRGERERVERTETEQVEKDYEGEDEYEDELKAVAESHEAMSRDDTRNSNASTAASTGLVDGTSSGSKNFDSREVITVNSSDEDVASNEAITDEIIDKYDQEVAELLKYKKERNSNHSEGNRMKTKRVPTVKKELSTQKEILIGSNETQVPKSLVPPDDPVNRLSEETDTIQRRNVESNEPVEWEDLGHSERSNGKSEIVEHNQYSGSKVNRPKKLDKRQETVLKDLKSYLLTEYANEEEQRQKLRELGAREDTLVENLLELLVKIAENPSRWERVQKLLANTENELKLSRKELDPAAKRSYESTSTLFPTTSESSNDSRKSRKKLKKKKKPKHRFSTTTLTSVPATPPLLTTTETPWQTTPVHWRLVAERLFGPPWQQDLQAETEKTTSPRYSVPQNSRSLPSIRELIEQNKSKSNTKSFPFDRNPILANEVGELGNQRPMRFGKIGTRQPGHVQPHREFTNVYDRPTDPGRVPDYDIPETYHRLRYNQLSPASREFLGRREEGYQGDFNVQSDGFSTDQEYEPRSRDFALSKSWPDLSYGYNPPWRHEERPLLPISSEKWSWRQPSNNAKYWSQRDSFLPVEQNYWPILDNEEGVEQEAEAEKMWQQQRAQHSWNRDRSNWPVEKPMKVAPSWQQGERPMKLYDRDQANSVWEKGKNRSEPNKSSMKQESKEKVVLPQITMKTWNSLTSDPATWPHKLPGAKPWPKDENGKSYNPNADLVKKLGLDKQNSGAWSKEEAEKSNRERKQKDEKQSRLFSSKEFSKEEKLPQTEASRYKSNDDRSNFSDYRTRSGESMKSWTMLSNSKNSKDWMKTENMQGDDSGAWRRKYEEKNSWTDEAALPKIQSVGAWVMAADQSTWKPYQIKAMEPSDENTSRRWSKPLGRTNTEAKWTSKGSWPEKANDSWMDKSSITLWPDKTNVPEIWSEKSNKPGSWFAKTKDNAWASKGSNSDSWKVKGGEWLAKPESTSWISKMGDKNSWATRSGSWSTKSNESWTSKTNDNGSKFNEDSWPVKVKEEDSGDAWPKKSNEQNGWNGKGNELSPWQQKINDEWNYGKTSSTGTWPTKWKQFAYHRVTAMPISKPGTTADATSSKSKNAFVAVSAVSSPKYTGNEWRKNEEDPRNENGHADEAERTANQIQVGLERPIYAWKKDPGLRGGSTKSNSSDPLENQLEALRQIDFWPYKENEAEKRLASTSATTEITSQTPTNTSTTTTMHRRGGLITMNGLMETNRRTISMK
- the LOC126921712 gene encoding uncharacterized protein LOC126921712 isoform X1; protein product: MDRRGAFSISIVCLLIALVFASESGTKQSGGKRKPPERQACLSILLFFVVEHILGSLVHTGNNPQKKTSLQTAEAASSPERRNASVSSVTLEDAIGPDSRGERERVERTETEQVEKDYEGEDEYEDELKAVAESHEAMSRDDTRNSNASTAASTGLVDGTSSGSKNFDSREVITVNSSDEDVASNEAITDEIIDKYDQEVAELLKYKKERNSNHSEGNRMKTKRVPTVKKELSTQKEILIGSNETQVPKSLVPPDDPVNRLSEETDTIQRRNVESNEPVEWEDLGHSERSNGKSEIVEHNQYSGSKVNRPKKLDKRQETVLKDLKSYLLTEYANEEEQRQKLRELGAREDTLVENLLELLVKIAENPSRWERVQKLLANTENELKLSRKELDPAAKRSYESTSTLFPTTSESSNDSRKSRKKLKKKKKPKHRFSTTTLTSVPATPPLLTTTETPWQTTPVHWRLVAERLFGPPWQQDLQAETEKTTSPRYSVPQNSRSLPSIRELIEQNKSKSNTKSFPFDRNPILANEVGELGNQRPMRFGKIGTRQPGHVQPHREFTNVYDRPTDPGRVPDYDIPETYHRLRYNQLSPASREFLGRREEGYQGDFNVQSDGFSTDQEYEPRSRDFALSKSWPDLSYGYNPPWRHEERPLLPISSEKWSWRQPSNNAKYWSQRDSFLPVEQNYWPILDNEEGVEQEAEAEKMWQQQRAQHSWNRDRSNWPVEKPMKVAPSWQQGERPMKLYDRDQANSVWEKGKNRSEPNKSSMKQESKEKVVLPQITMKTWNSLTSDPATWPHKLPGAKPWPKDENGKSYNPNADLVKKLGLDKQNSGAWSKEEAEKSNRERKQKDEKQSRLFSSKEFSKEEKLPQTEASRYKSNDDRSNFSDYRTRSGESMKSWTMLSNSKNSKDWMKTENMQGDDSGAWRRKYEEKNSWTDEAALPKIQSVGAWVMAADQSTWKPYQIKAMEPSDENTSRRWSKPLGRTNTEAKWTSKGSWPEKANDSWMDKSSITLWPDKTNVPEIWSEKSNKPGSWFAKTKDNAWASKGSNSDSWKVKGGEWLAKPESTSWISKMGDKNSWATRSGSWSTKSNESWTSKTNDNGSKFNEDSWPVKVKEEDSGDAWPKKSNEQNGWNGKGNELSPWQQKINDEWNYGKTSSTGTWPTKWKQFAYHRVTAMPISKPGTTADATSSKSKNAFVAVSAVSSPKYTGNEWRKNEEDPRNENGHADEAERTANQIQVGLERPIYAWKKDPGLRGGSTKSNSSDPLENQLEALRQIDFWPYKENEAEKRLASTSATTEITSQTPTNTSTTTTMHRRGGLITMNGLMETNRRTISMK